The following coding sequences are from one Thermoplasmataceae archaeon window:
- a CDS encoding MFS transporter has product MSTEKDNDLIDSINNAKTSGFHYKTWIISGLGFFTDAYDLFIIGVVSSILVLSGWNSFSTLETSLLDSTALLSAVIGAVIFGRLLDKLGRKAIYGLELVILVIGALGSAFLTPTNGVYILIIWRFILGIGIGGDYATSSTIMAEYSNTKSRGKLVGMVFSMQSFGLLAGPLISLGLIYSGISLAIVWKLLLAFGAIPALLVVYYRRKMPETPRYSIRVRGDSKAATSNWKNYTGMTTRADASTEVVKESWTQIMGQKKFLLTLLGTAGSWFLMDWALYGNSIMSSSMLSALVPSTVTGLHHLITTTEYSALIFGLAALPGYWIATFTLDRIGRKPIQTIGFAAMAISFGMLGVFPFLLSASFVIQFLIIYGISYFFIEFGPNVTTFVYPPEVFPTKVRGFGSGASAAGGKTGAFIGTFLNVIILASSIGESGLFLILAFLSVLGLVLTVVLLPEPKRLDLDEISGENSLLSAEYQKANTGAKQ; this is encoded by the coding sequence ATGAGTACAGAAAAGGATAATGATTTGATAGACTCTATAAATAACGCCAAGACCAGTGGCTTCCACTACAAAACCTGGATTATATCTGGACTCGGATTCTTCACTGATGCCTATGATCTTTTCATCATAGGCGTTGTCTCAAGTATCCTTGTGCTGTCCGGATGGAATTCATTCTCTACACTGGAAACTTCGCTTCTTGATTCTACCGCATTGCTGTCTGCCGTGATAGGAGCCGTCATATTTGGCCGGCTTCTTGACAAACTCGGAAGAAAGGCCATTTATGGACTTGAGCTTGTGATACTTGTCATCGGGGCACTGGGAAGCGCCTTTCTTACGCCTACAAATGGTGTTTACATTTTGATAATATGGAGATTCATCCTTGGCATAGGAATAGGCGGAGACTACGCAACCAGTTCTACTATCATGGCTGAATACTCCAATACAAAGAGCAGGGGTAAACTTGTTGGAATGGTATTTTCCATGCAATCCTTTGGCCTTCTTGCTGGTCCACTAATATCCTTGGGCCTGATTTATTCTGGAATTAGCTTGGCTATCGTTTGGAAACTCTTGCTTGCGTTCGGCGCAATACCTGCACTGCTAGTTGTGTACTACAGGCGAAAAATGCCTGAAACACCGAGATATTCCATAAGGGTGAGGGGGGACTCCAAGGCCGCTACCAGCAACTGGAAGAATTACACTGGCATGACCACAAGGGCCGATGCATCCACAGAAGTGGTTAAGGAGTCATGGACACAAATCATGGGACAGAAAAAATTCCTCCTGACGCTTTTGGGCACTGCCGGAAGCTGGTTCCTGATGGATTGGGCGCTGTACGGGAACTCAATTATGTCCAGTTCCATGCTGTCCGCCCTTGTACCCAGCACGGTGACAGGGCTGCATCATCTGATTACAACCACAGAGTACTCTGCTCTGATATTTGGGCTGGCGGCACTTCCAGGCTACTGGATAGCAACATTCACACTGGACAGAATTGGAAGGAAGCCTATTCAGACAATAGGTTTCGCAGCCATGGCAATAAGCTTTGGAATGCTTGGGGTATTCCCTTTTCTGCTTTCAGCTTCCTTTGTAATTCAATTCCTGATCATCTACGGCATCAGTTACTTCTTCATAGAGTTTGGACCCAACGTGACCACGTTTGTATATCCTCCAGAAGTGTTTCCAACAAAGGTGAGGGGATTTGGTTCCGGAGCGTCCGCAGCCGGGGGGAAGACGGGCGCATTTATAGGGACGTTTCTGAATGTGATAATACTTGCTTCGTCTATAGGTGAATCTGGTCTATTTCTAATACTGGCTTTCCTGTCAGTTCTTGGCCTGGTATTGACAGTTGTATTGTTGCCGGAACCAAAGAGGTTGGATCTGGATGAAATATCTGGCGAGAACTCATTGCTTTCAGCGGAATACCAGAAAGCAAACACAGGGGCAAAACAGTAG
- a CDS encoding HPP family protein has translation MTPKPLASDKVKNYLIFLAILSAIFSLIAIRGNYILAPPYAVSAYLIVFQRDPKYSGKKSLLVTYVLVIGTSDIIHILIGTGLVEIVVNVLIVSAFITFTDFSHPPAIALAIFSYLVGDPFDFTVSSILALSALIISAMIIEKFRLGMSRQS, from the coding sequence ATGACCCCAAAGCCCCTGGCATCAGATAAGGTCAAGAATTACCTCATTTTCCTGGCAATCCTGAGTGCTATATTCTCACTGATCGCCATCAGGGGAAATTACATACTAGCCCCTCCATACGCTGTTTCCGCATATCTGATAGTTTTTCAGAGAGATCCGAAGTACTCAGGAAAAAAGAGCCTTCTGGTAACATATGTGCTGGTCATTGGGACCTCGGACATTATTCACATACTTATCGGAACCGGCCTCGTAGAAATAGTAGTTAATGTTCTGATAGTTTCGGCCTTCATCACCTTCACCGATTTTTCTCACCCTCCAGCTATAGCTCTAGCTATTTTTTCGTATTTGGTGGGCGACCCCTTTGACTTCACCGTTTCGTCTATACTTGCACTATCTGCCCTGATTATAAGTGCTATGATTATTGAAAAATTCAGACTTGGAATGAGTCGGCAGTCCTGA
- a CDS encoding DUF1801 domain-containing protein, translating to MSGNVGPTESESTTRQVDTIIKSYGDWRGSTMSQLRDIFRNTDAEIVEEVKWRKPSNPMGVPVWSHNGIICIGNFLKNSVRLTFPQGFQISDPGKMFNSRLDSKTVRAIDFEKEGIVDMAGLKAILLEAVEINRVKSTMKIK from the coding sequence ATGTCAGGAAATGTGGGGCCAACAGAAAGTGAGTCGACAACCAGACAAGTAGACACAATAATCAAATCCTATGGAGACTGGCGTGGCAGTACCATGTCGCAGTTGCGTGATATATTCAGGAATACTGATGCAGAAATTGTTGAAGAGGTGAAATGGAGAAAGCCAAGCAATCCTATGGGCGTACCGGTCTGGTCCCATAATGGAATAATATGCATAGGGAATTTCCTAAAGAATTCTGTCAGGCTTACATTTCCGCAAGGTTTCCAGATCAGCGACCCAGGAAAGATGTTCAATTCTCGTCTCGACAGCAAAACAGTTCGTGCCATAGATTTCGAGAAAGAAGGTATTGTGGACATGGCGGGGTTGAAAGCCATATTGCTTGAGGCTGTCGAGATTAATAGGGTGAAATCAACCATGAAGATAAAGTAA
- a CDS encoding NifB/NifX family molybdenum-iron cluster-binding protein — MKVIIPVLERNDVGSRISPHFGRAPYLAVLDISNGKLSSLKFVLGEGPHEEDRTEEEKAKASSIHGRVVDIKPDAIIATRIGPGAVNDFTKAGIKILPIEGNTISDILPRIPGNIR; from the coding sequence ATGAAAGTAATTATACCAGTTCTTGAAAGAAACGATGTTGGCTCGAGAATTTCCCCGCATTTTGGGCGTGCTCCATATCTGGCCGTTCTTGATATCTCAAACGGAAAACTCAGTTCCCTGAAGTTTGTGCTGGGAGAAGGCCCCCACGAGGAAGACAGAACAGAGGAGGAAAAGGCCAAGGCATCATCAATACACGGAAGAGTCGTTGACATAAAACCTGACGCCATAATAGCCACAAGAATCGGGCCTGGAGCTGTGAACGACTTTACGAAGGCCGGCATCAAGATCCTGCCTATCGAAGGCAATACCATATCTGATATCCTGCCAAGGATTCCCGGCAACATTCGCTGA
- a CDS encoding alpha/beta hydrolase-fold protein produces the protein MTGFELLRFESHSLRGNPLNDPTQRDILLFRPDKIREGSPLLIGLTGFGGGARSFLNYSPLSQNFTDILDALKKSGKLHDAIIVIPDCFTSLGGNQYLNSDAVGAYEDFIVKEVVPRFKSEFGTGNTGLFGKSSGGFGAYTLSVRNPEVFQGFADHSGDAGFEYCYFPDFPDSIREFRRAGGVGKWFEEFSRSVNKSRKKYVAPLNVLAMAAFYSANRQSADMMIDLPFSLETGEMLDDVIERWKKFDPARNITENIGKIRNMKAVYLDVGSEDEFRINFGMNKMHRILSESGVSHFYEEFEDGHFNISYRYEQSLAYLAERLS, from the coding sequence ATGACAGGTTTCGAGCTACTCAGGTTTGAGAGTCATTCCCTGAGAGGAAATCCACTCAATGATCCTACTCAGAGAGATATTCTTCTGTTCAGGCCTGACAAGATTCGAGAGGGATCTCCGCTACTGATCGGACTCACAGGATTCGGGGGTGGAGCAAGAAGTTTTCTCAATTATTCACCTCTTTCCCAGAACTTCACGGATATATTGGATGCGCTTAAGAAATCCGGCAAGCTGCATGACGCCATCATTGTTATCCCGGACTGCTTCACCTCTCTTGGTGGAAACCAGTATCTCAACTCGGATGCGGTTGGAGCCTACGAAGATTTTATTGTAAAAGAAGTTGTTCCCCGGTTCAAAAGTGAATTCGGAACTGGCAATACCGGCTTGTTTGGTAAATCTTCAGGCGGATTTGGTGCGTATACGCTATCAGTCAGGAATCCAGAAGTGTTCCAGGGATTTGCCGATCATTCTGGCGATGCTGGTTTTGAATATTGCTATTTCCCGGATTTTCCGGATTCCATACGGGAGTTCAGGAGAGCTGGTGGGGTAGGAAAATGGTTTGAAGAATTCTCCAGAAGCGTCAATAAATCCAGGAAAAAGTACGTGGCTCCCTTGAATGTTCTGGCCATGGCCGCATTCTACAGCGCTAACAGGCAATCTGCTGACATGATGATAGATCTGCCGTTCAGCCTGGAAACAGGGGAGATGCTTGATGATGTTATTGAAAGATGGAAAAAATTTGACCCGGCCAGGAATATAACAGAGAACATCGGTAAAATACGGAACATGAAGGCAGTTTACCTTGATGTCGGATCAGAGGATGAGTTCAGAATAAACTTTGGAATGAACAAGATGCACCGCATCTTGAGTGAGAGCGGCGTGAGCCATTTCTACGAAGAGTTCGAGGACGGGCATTTCAACATTAGCTACAGGTATGAACAGTCCCTGGCATATCTAGCGGAAAGACTTTCCTGA
- a CDS encoding MalY/PatB family protein yields the protein MSEKRYDFDQVIDRKHSGSVKWDGLKDQFGSEDLLPLWVADMDFRSPQPVIDAMVSRADHGVYGYSLFTPSYYDSVIRWYRRRYNWEIKKEWIVYTPGVVSAISFAIQAFTSPGDKVIVQPPVYYPFFRSIESNGRFVLYNPLRLVDGHYEMDYEDLEDKVRDPRTKLMILCSPHNPVGRVWKKEELERLGNICIDNGIPVVSDEIHSDLRYPGVKFTNFASISDKLANNSITCTSGSKAFNLAGLQISNIIIPNSRMRQIFENSCATQGTLHPNYFAADAIQTAYDQCEDWLDELLEYISGNLSFLKGYVQEKMPWVKVIDPEGTYLCWLDFRAVEPVPTKLEKLMKNTAKVALDDGYIFRIGGDGFQRINLACSRSLLKKALEQISEAVREHVL from the coding sequence TTGTCTGAAAAGCGGTACGATTTTGACCAAGTGATAGACAGAAAGCACTCCGGATCAGTAAAATGGGATGGGTTGAAGGATCAGTTCGGATCAGAAGACCTTCTTCCCCTGTGGGTTGCAGACATGGATTTTCGATCCCCTCAGCCTGTTATTGATGCCATGGTCTCAAGAGCAGATCATGGAGTGTATGGGTATTCGTTATTCACGCCCTCATACTATGATTCAGTCATACGGTGGTACAGGCGAAGGTATAACTGGGAAATAAAGAAAGAGTGGATTGTCTACACCCCGGGGGTTGTCTCGGCGATTAGTTTCGCAATTCAGGCTTTTACAAGCCCCGGAGATAAGGTCATAGTTCAGCCCCCCGTGTATTACCCATTTTTCCGTTCAATTGAATCAAACGGGAGGTTTGTTCTTTACAACCCGCTGAGACTTGTTGACGGGCACTATGAGATGGATTATGAAGATCTTGAGGACAAGGTCAGGGACCCCAGGACAAAGCTCATGATACTATGTTCTCCACACAATCCGGTTGGAAGAGTATGGAAGAAGGAAGAGCTTGAGAGGCTTGGGAATATCTGTATAGACAATGGGATACCGGTTGTATCGGACGAGATACATTCCGATCTCAGATATCCCGGTGTGAAATTCACGAATTTCGCCTCCATTTCAGATAAACTAGCCAACAATTCCATAACATGTACATCGGGATCAAAAGCTTTCAATTTGGCAGGATTGCAGATATCAAACATCATAATTCCCAACAGCAGGATGCGTCAGATCTTCGAGAACAGCTGTGCCACTCAGGGTACACTGCACCCGAATTATTTCGCAGCTGATGCAATTCAGACGGCCTATGACCAATGCGAAGACTGGCTTGATGAACTGCTTGAATATATCTCCGGCAATCTCAGCTTCCTCAAAGGGTATGTGCAGGAGAAGATGCCATGGGTGAAGGTCATTGATCCCGAGGGGACTTATCTCTGCTGGCTGGATTTCAGGGCCGTTGAACCTGTCCCGACAAAGCTTGAAAAATTAATGAAAAACACTGCAAAGGTAGCGCTAGATGACGGTTACATATTCAGGATAGGCGGCGACGGCTTCCAGAGAATAAACCTTGCCTGCTCGAGGTCATTGCTGAAAAAAGCACTAGAACAGATTTCCGAGGCTGTGAGGGAACACGTTCTGTGA
- a CDS encoding SDR family oxidoreductase: MSRLDGKVSLVSASSSGIGKAVAKVLASEGSKVHMFSSNKHKIADAAMEIASATGSVVNYSVGNMTVPSDVKRVMDEVLKNTGNIDNLVVNYGDPKVAPFMEITDEDWDSSINMFLKCTIDMVRSVIPHMQIHGGRVVFITSMTTKSPLENFSISASLRSAVVSLSKVLSMEFASREITFNSISQGYFMTPRLDSIAERNSAKQGISKEEAFQQIRDTIPSKRFGDPEEIGHLVSFLCSKEASYINGANIQIDGGVIRFPF; this comes from the coding sequence ATGAGCAGGCTGGATGGAAAAGTTTCACTGGTAAGCGCATCAAGCTCAGGAATTGGCAAAGCGGTCGCGAAGGTTCTCGCATCGGAAGGTTCTAAGGTGCACATGTTTTCAAGCAACAAGCACAAAATTGCAGATGCTGCCATGGAGATTGCCAGCGCTACCGGATCAGTCGTTAATTACAGTGTTGGGAACATGACAGTGCCGTCAGATGTCAAACGAGTAATGGACGAAGTTCTGAAGAATACGGGTAACATTGACAACCTGGTGGTGAATTATGGTGACCCAAAGGTTGCTCCATTTATGGAAATCACCGATGAGGACTGGGATTCCAGCATAAACATGTTCCTGAAATGTACAATTGACATGGTCAGGAGTGTTATCCCTCACATGCAAATCCATGGCGGCAGGGTCGTATTCATCACGTCAATGACCACAAAATCACCGCTTGAGAATTTCTCCATCTCTGCTTCACTGCGATCGGCTGTGGTAAGCCTTTCCAAAGTCCTGTCGATGGAGTTTGCCTCCAGAGAGATCACCTTTAACAGCATCTCACAGGGGTATTTCATGACGCCGAGACTGGATAGCATTGCAGAAAGAAATTCTGCAAAGCAGGGCATCTCAAAGGAAGAGGCGTTTCAGCAGATCAGGGACACCATACCGTCAAAGAGGTTCGGCGATCCGGAGGAGATTGGGCATCTTGTGTCCTTCCTCTGCTCAAAGGAAGCGTCATACATCAACGGTGCAAACATACAGATAGATGGAGGAGTCATCAGGTTTCCATTCTGA
- a CDS encoding MFS transporter: MERESKLIIALMIAVMMGAIDTTIVVLAFLPITKDLHTSFAYSIWVIMVYLLVLAVGTTQLGRLGDIFARKNIFLAGIAVFTVGSALCGASPGILYLIAFRVIQGSGAAMIQSNSGAIIAENFPPNRRGRIFGYTGVGYNAGAMLGIVLGGFITQFIGWQFIFYINVPIGAFALWFALRNIKKIEPVGNRLDVPGIVLLASGLALISYASVDLATYGLRLINEIVLAVGAAVIIAMVSVERKVERPLLPLKVFRVRVLTFSIFASFFQSLGFLAVAFIVIMYLQGIRGLNPEESSLLLLPGYVVGSVLGPFFGRLTDRIGSRIPATLGIGIMGISILIYLTLTVHSSFYVVIFASLVTGVGSSMFFPANNSAVMANSPRELYGMSSGFLRTMSSIGMLGSFVVAISVASINVPRYIAFEVFAGSLQGGVPSGFLVGIKAALLVSLVILIMAGILSAFRGKEKRSEIRVK; the protein is encoded by the coding sequence ATGGAACGGGAAAGCAAACTCATCATTGCACTCATGATTGCGGTGATGATGGGTGCAATTGATACCACGATTGTTGTCCTTGCATTCCTTCCGATCACTAAAGACCTTCACACCAGCTTCGCCTACTCCATCTGGGTGATAATGGTATATCTTCTGGTGCTTGCCGTGGGAACTACTCAGCTTGGCCGTCTTGGTGATATATTTGCGAGAAAGAACATCTTCCTTGCTGGTATAGCAGTATTCACTGTAGGATCTGCACTTTGCGGCGCATCACCTGGAATTCTGTACCTGATCGCGTTCAGGGTTATTCAGGGATCCGGGGCTGCTATGATCCAGTCCAACAGCGGCGCCATCATAGCGGAAAATTTTCCTCCAAACAGGAGGGGGCGCATCTTTGGGTACACGGGCGTCGGTTACAACGCTGGTGCGATGCTTGGTATTGTCCTTGGCGGTTTCATCACACAGTTCATCGGTTGGCAATTTATATTCTATATCAATGTCCCGATTGGCGCCTTTGCCCTGTGGTTTGCTCTCCGAAACATAAAGAAGATAGAGCCAGTGGGAAACAGACTTGACGTACCCGGGATAGTGTTACTGGCGTCAGGACTCGCCCTGATATCTTACGCGTCAGTTGATCTGGCAACATACGGCCTCAGGCTGATCAACGAAATCGTCCTGGCCGTTGGCGCAGCTGTCATAATCGCCATGGTTTCTGTAGAAAGAAAGGTTGAAAGGCCATTGCTTCCACTGAAGGTCTTCAGGGTTCGTGTTCTCACCTTTTCAATATTTGCCTCGTTTTTTCAGAGCCTTGGTTTCCTGGCAGTCGCTTTTATAGTGATAATGTATCTGCAGGGAATAAGAGGGCTGAATCCAGAGGAGAGTTCCCTCCTGCTCCTTCCAGGATATGTTGTGGGTAGCGTTCTTGGGCCATTCTTTGGCAGACTTACCGACCGGATCGGATCAAGAATTCCGGCAACCCTTGGTATTGGCATTATGGGCATATCTATCCTCATATATCTGACCCTGACAGTGCATTCCTCGTTCTATGTTGTGATTTTTGCTTCGCTTGTCACTGGTGTGGGATCTTCAATGTTCTTCCCCGCGAACAACAGTGCGGTGATGGCCAATTCCCCACGTGAGCTTTACGGCATGTCATCTGGGTTCCTCAGAACAATGTCCAGCATAGGGATGCTTGGGAGCTTCGTCGTGGCCATTTCTGTTGCCAGCATTAACGTGCCTCGATACATCGCATTCGAGGTGTTTGCGGGGAGCCTTCAGGGTGGTGTACCGTCCGGATTCCTGGTAGGTATCAAGGCCGCGTTGTTGGTATCGCTCGTGATCTTGATCATGGCCGGAATCCTTTCTGCGTTCAGGGGGAAGGAGAAGAGATCGGAAATCCGCGTCAAGTAA
- a CDS encoding FAD-binding protein — MEIVKEDVLIIGGGMAGLRAAIAAAEFDKNISVGLVSKLYPLRSHSVSAEGGTSAVLNPKDNFDLHAYDTIKGSDYLADQDAVERFVRIVPEQIYATDHWGCPWSRNPDGTISQRDFGGLSFPRATFAADKTGFHVMQTLFSRCMKYDNIHFYNEYFVTSIVLSNNKFNALTAIRLRNGEYTIFQGKSLILATGGAGRLYQFSTYAHSVTGDGNAMAFRSGIPLK, encoded by the coding sequence TTGGAAATAGTAAAGGAAGATGTGCTGATTATAGGTGGTGGTATGGCGGGACTGCGAGCTGCCATTGCTGCTGCCGAATTTGACAAGAACATATCTGTTGGACTTGTTTCAAAATTGTATCCCCTCAGATCCCATTCGGTTTCCGCTGAGGGCGGAACCAGTGCAGTTCTAAACCCAAAAGACAATTTTGATCTCCATGCGTATGATACTATCAAGGGCAGCGATTATCTCGCTGATCAGGACGCAGTGGAACGTTTTGTCAGGATCGTTCCGGAACAGATATATGCCACAGATCACTGGGGATGCCCTTGGAGCAGGAATCCAGATGGCACCATTTCGCAGAGGGATTTCGGGGGCCTCAGCTTTCCGAGGGCAACGTTTGCAGCTGATAAGACCGGGTTCCACGTGATGCAGACACTGTTCAGCAGGTGCATGAAGTACGATAACATACACTTCTACAACGAGTATTTTGTAACGTCCATTGTCCTGAGCAATAACAAGTTCAATGCACTTACGGCCATAAGGCTCAGGAACGGTGAATACACCATATTCCAAGGGAAATCTCTGATCCTAGCGACTGGAGGAGCCGGAAGGCTCTATCAGTTCAGCACATATGCCCATTCAGTCACCGGTGACGGGAATGCCATGGCATTCAGATCTGGAATCCCGCTGAAGGA
- a CDS encoding FAD-binding protein, giving the protein DMEFIQFHPTGLVPSGILITEAARSEGGYLVNSEGKRFMENYAPTKLEKAPRDIVSRAIMWEIEAGRGIKGKYGDTVYMNLDLRHMADILEEKLPMITDIAKKFNDIDAATEMIPIHPATHYTMGGVAVDMDTKTEVPGVFGAGENVAISIHGANRLGSNSTNECLAFGNVAGVKAAEWAVSHSVSELDRAKVEAEEKRIWNDLLNRDGEEDVAKIAEDLRIAMDSNVGVFRTEQGLTEALRQVRAIQARYKNISIIDKSSVFNIELTRTLEVGFMLDLAEIITMGALLRKESRGAHYRKDFPNRDDTNFLKHSVARFTKDGPKIEYVPVVITKWKPAPRVY; this is encoded by the coding sequence GGACATGGAATTCATACAGTTTCATCCAACGGGACTTGTCCCATCCGGCATACTCATTACTGAGGCGGCGAGGTCTGAAGGAGGGTATCTCGTGAATTCTGAAGGAAAACGCTTCATGGAAAATTACGCTCCAACAAAACTTGAAAAGGCGCCAAGGGACATAGTCTCTAGGGCAATAATGTGGGAGATTGAAGCTGGCAGAGGGATCAAGGGAAAATATGGCGATACTGTATACATGAATCTTGACCTGAGGCACATGGCTGATATTCTCGAAGAAAAACTCCCAATGATTACAGACATTGCGAAGAAGTTCAACGATATAGATGCGGCCACTGAAATGATTCCGATCCATCCCGCAACTCATTATACCATGGGGGGCGTCGCGGTCGACATGGATACAAAAACTGAAGTGCCAGGTGTATTTGGAGCTGGCGAGAACGTTGCCATAAGCATACACGGCGCGAACAGGCTTGGTTCCAATTCCACAAATGAGTGCCTTGCCTTCGGTAACGTCGCAGGAGTAAAGGCCGCAGAGTGGGCTGTTTCGCACAGCGTATCCGAACTGGACAGGGCTAAGGTGGAAGCCGAAGAAAAAAGGATATGGAACGATCTGCTAAACCGCGATGGCGAGGAAGATGTGGCCAAGATCGCAGAAGACCTCAGGATCGCAATGGATTCCAATGTTGGGGTTTTCAGGACCGAGCAGGGGTTGACAGAAGCTCTCAGACAGGTGAGGGCTATACAGGCACGTTACAAGAACATCAGCATTATTGACAAATCCAGCGTCTTCAATATTGAACTGACGAGAACGCTGGAAGTTGGATTCATGCTTGATCTTGCCGAGATCATAACAATGGGTGCTCTTTTGCGGAAGGAGAGCAGAGGAGCGCACTACAGAAAGGATTTCCCAAACAGAGACGATACCAATTTCCTGAAACATTCAGTGGCAAGATTTACCAAGGATGGGCCGAAGATAGAGTACGTTCCGGTTGTAATAACTAAATGGAAACCGGCACCAAGGGTTTATTGA
- a CDS encoding succinate dehydrogenase/fumarate reductase iron-sulfur subunit, giving the protein MTETEYEFVVKRKNDKGEVSYSNYLIPKDKISTVLEGLLYIRDNLDKTLSVRYSCRMEICGSCGMEINGKPKTACSTIAAKLGKDRITVEPLKHYDVIKDLVVDMDPFFTKYRDGLPFIIREDEGDYTSELPQTPDQFKEYEKYSMCIKCGICLAACPIAGSDPDYIGPAALAGVLRYNLDNRDQGKKYRLEIVDGEEGTSRCHFAGECTEACPKGVDPSFAIQLLRAQGTRYELAKIFRR; this is encoded by the coding sequence ATGACAGAAACTGAATATGAATTTGTTGTTAAGCGTAAAAACGACAAGGGGGAAGTAAGCTATTCTAATTACCTCATCCCCAAGGATAAGATATCTACAGTTCTGGAAGGATTATTGTACATCAGGGATAACCTAGACAAGACCCTGTCTGTAAGGTACTCATGCAGGATGGAGATATGCGGCAGCTGCGGCATGGAAATTAACGGCAAGCCCAAAACCGCATGTTCCACCATAGCAGCTAAACTTGGCAAGGACAGAATTACCGTGGAACCTCTGAAACACTATGACGTTATAAAAGACCTTGTTGTGGATATGGATCCTTTCTTCACAAAATACAGGGATGGCCTCCCGTTCATAATCAGGGAAGATGAAGGAGATTACACCTCTGAGCTGCCACAGACGCCAGATCAGTTCAAGGAATACGAGAAGTATTCCATGTGCATCAAATGCGGGATATGCCTTGCCGCCTGTCCGATTGCTGGATCTGACCCGGATTATATAGGTCCTGCAGCACTGGCTGGTGTGCTCAGATACAATCTGGACAACAGAGATCAGGGAAAGAAATACAGGCTGGAAATTGTGGATGGGGAGGAAGGGACATCAAGATGCCACTTTGCTGGAGAATGTACAGAAGCTTGCCCCAAGGGTGTAGACCCCTCATTTGCCATTCAATTGTTGAGAGCTCAGGGCACAAGGTATGAGCTTGCAAAAATCTTCAGGAGGTAG
- a CDS encoding succinate dehydrogenase, whose protein sequence is MESKEGIMGWVRFRGKGIGYFAYTFQRLSGLVIVFYLFLHFYVLSNILKGATDYNSAIESIKYGPLDIFLVFDVLLALVIFYHGANGIRLALNEMGIGLKHNKIFFYVFESVSVVLLIVFLYYAWAFIAFG, encoded by the coding sequence ATGGAAAGTAAAGAGGGAATCATGGGGTGGGTGAGATTCAGGGGAAAAGGCATAGGATATTTTGCATACACCTTCCAGAGGCTTTCCGGCCTTGTGATAGTGTTTTATCTTTTCCTGCATTTCTACGTTCTATCTAACATTCTGAAGGGAGCGACGGATTATAACAGTGCAATAGAGTCGATCAAGTATGGTCCGTTGGACATCTTTCTGGTGTTCGATGTGCTGCTCGCGCTTGTGATTTTTTATCACGGCGCTAACGGGATAAGGCTGGCGTTGAATGAGATGGGGATTGGCCTGAAGCACAACAAGATCTTTTTCTATGTCTTCGAGAGCGTTTCGGTGGTACTGCTCATTGTGTTCCTGTACTACGCGTGGGCATTTATTGCGTTTGGGTGA
- a CDS encoding succinate dehydrogenase, producing the protein MENKYLNKPMTSRGSLGTLQWLFQVITGVFLVFFVGVHLYLAHINGGTPISLYDTVLNNLHNPWWLAFYIAFDWIVVYHALNGVKGIVYDMGIKASTKKWVAYILIAVYIIAVIYSTELAIIVSQLPLH; encoded by the coding sequence ATGGAAAACAAATATCTTAATAAGCCTATGACAAGCAGAGGGAGTCTTGGTACGTTACAGTGGCTGTTTCAAGTCATAACTGGAGTATTTTTAGTATTTTTCGTGGGCGTGCATCTATACCTTGCGCATATAAATGGCGGAACTCCCATATCCCTGTACGACACCGTGCTGAATAACCTGCACAATCCTTGGTGGCTTGCATTTTATATAGCCTTTGACTGGATCGTTGTCTATCACGCGCTCAACGGGGTGAAGGGTATCGTGTACGATATGGGCATCAAGGCATCAACGAAGAAATGGGTTGCATACATCCTGATAGCTGTCTACATAATTGCAGTGATTTATTCAACAGAACTGGCCATTATTGTTTCCCAGCTACCCCTCCACTGA